One segment of Mycolicibacterium baixiangningiae DNA contains the following:
- a CDS encoding cytochrome P450, with protein sequence MTQGANDVRPVDDLRGDQADSDRKKNRYHFDRHTTEYREQFDRITEEMHAKCPMAWTETYGGHWVAADSKHVFELARCPVVSSHHDISGETPFQGITVPKASRATVVRGGILEMDEPEHSAYRGALNPYLSPAAIKRWEPFVDEITRAALDEHIESGRIDFVEHLANVVPAVFTLAMMGIDLEKWNVYSEPTHASVYTPEHSPEREKINEQHREMGIDLITNMMEIRQNSRPGLVNALVQLRIDGEPAPDMEILGNLGLIIGGGFDTTTALTAHALEWLGEHPDQRERLSRERDTLLHPATEEFLRFFTPAPGDGRTFADDVELEGQQFKRYERLWLSWAMANRDASVFDQPNEVVLDRKGNRHFSFGIGVHRCVGSNVARTVFKSMLTAVLDRMPDYVCDPEGTVHYDTIGVIQGMRNLPATFTPAEPRGPGLDETLVKLQRICDEQELARPITERKDPAVID encoded by the coding sequence ATGACTCAGGGAGCCAACGACGTGAGACCCGTCGACGATCTCCGCGGCGACCAGGCCGACAGTGATCGCAAGAAGAACCGCTACCACTTCGACAGACACACAACGGAATACCGGGAGCAGTTCGACAGGATCACCGAGGAGATGCACGCCAAGTGCCCGATGGCGTGGACCGAAACCTATGGCGGCCACTGGGTCGCGGCCGACAGCAAGCACGTGTTCGAGTTGGCCCGCTGCCCGGTGGTGTCCAGTCACCACGACATCAGCGGCGAGACGCCCTTCCAGGGGATCACCGTCCCGAAGGCCAGCCGCGCCACCGTCGTGCGCGGCGGCATCCTGGAGATGGACGAACCGGAACACAGCGCGTACCGCGGCGCGCTGAACCCCTACCTGTCCCCCGCGGCGATCAAGCGCTGGGAGCCGTTCGTCGACGAGATCACGCGCGCCGCACTCGACGAACACATCGAGTCGGGTCGCATCGACTTCGTCGAGCACCTGGCGAACGTGGTGCCCGCGGTGTTCACCCTGGCGATGATGGGCATCGACCTCGAGAAGTGGAACGTCTACAGCGAGCCGACACACGCTTCGGTGTACACCCCCGAACACTCGCCCGAACGCGAGAAGATCAACGAGCAGCATCGTGAGATGGGCATCGACCTCATCACCAATATGATGGAGATCCGGCAGAATTCGCGCCCGGGTCTGGTCAATGCGCTGGTGCAGTTGCGTATCGACGGTGAGCCCGCGCCGGACATGGAGATCCTCGGCAACCTCGGCCTGATCATCGGTGGGGGCTTCGATACGACCACCGCGCTCACCGCGCACGCGCTGGAATGGCTCGGCGAACATCCCGACCAGCGTGAGCGTCTCAGCCGTGAGCGCGACACGCTGCTGCATCCCGCCACCGAGGAGTTCCTGCGGTTCTTCACCCCGGCACCCGGTGACGGCCGCACCTTCGCCGACGACGTCGAGCTGGAGGGTCAGCAGTTCAAGAGGTACGAACGGCTCTGGCTCTCCTGGGCCATGGCCAACCGCGACGCGTCGGTGTTCGACCAGCCCAACGAGGTGGTCCTGGATCGGAAGGGCAACCGCCACTTCAGCTTCGGTATCGGTGTGCACCGCTGCGTGGGCTCCAACGTGGCCCGCACGGTGTTCAAGTCCATGCTGACCGCGGTACTCGACCGAATGCCGGACTACGTGTGCGACCCGGAGGGCACCGTGCACTACGACACCATCGGCGTCATCCAGGGCATGCGCAACCTGCCTGCCACGTTCACTCCCGCCGAACCACGTGGCCCCGGCCTGGACGAAACACTGGTGAAGTTGCAGCGCATCTGTGACGAACAGGAACTCGCGCGGCCCATCACCGAACGCAAGGATCCGGCGGTAATCGATTGA
- a CDS encoding ferredoxin, translating into MKVRVDSGRCQGHTLCAMIAPDSFELSDIDGTASPVSDIVPDDQQDAVREAVSSCPEQAISIDD; encoded by the coding sequence GTGAAGGTAAGGGTTGATTCGGGCCGTTGCCAGGGGCACACGCTGTGCGCGATGATCGCGCCCGATTCCTTCGAGCTGAGCGATATCGACGGCACCGCGTCGCCGGTCAGCGACATCGTCCCCGACGATCAGCAGGACGCGGTCCGCGAGGCGGTGTCGTCGTGTCCCGAGCAAGCCATCTCCATCGACGACTGA
- a CDS encoding mycofactocin-coupled SDR family oxidoreductase — protein MGRVEGKVAFITGAARGQGRSHAIRLAEEGADIIAVDICADIETVGYPLATPEDLEETAQYVEKAGRKAVIAQADVRDAAQLKAALDNGVAELGHLDIVVAQAGIAAMKGAPPMQAWTDGINTNFVGTINAIQVALPHLKEGASIIATASAAALMDASKKDRPGADPGGMGYMTSKRLISQYVHDLATELAVRNIRANVIHPTNCNTDMLQSEPMYRSFRPDLEKPTRADAELAFGVQQAMPVPFIEPEDISNAVLWLASDESRFVTGMQLRVDAGGYLKWYDYHV, from the coding sequence GTGGGGCGCGTAGAAGGAAAGGTCGCTTTCATCACCGGCGCGGCGCGCGGGCAGGGCCGCAGCCACGCCATTCGGCTGGCCGAGGAAGGCGCCGACATCATCGCCGTGGACATCTGCGCTGACATCGAGACCGTGGGTTACCCGCTGGCCACGCCCGAAGATCTCGAGGAGACGGCCCAATACGTGGAGAAGGCCGGCCGCAAAGCCGTCATCGCCCAGGCCGACGTCCGGGACGCCGCCCAGCTCAAGGCGGCGTTGGACAACGGCGTCGCCGAACTCGGACACCTCGACATCGTTGTCGCCCAGGCCGGCATCGCGGCGATGAAGGGCGCCCCGCCGATGCAGGCGTGGACCGACGGCATCAACACGAACTTCGTCGGGACCATCAACGCCATCCAGGTGGCCCTGCCCCACCTCAAGGAGGGTGCCTCCATCATCGCCACTGCCTCCGCCGCGGCGCTGATGGACGCCTCGAAGAAGGACCGCCCTGGCGCCGACCCCGGCGGGATGGGCTACATGACCTCCAAACGCCTCATCTCCCAGTACGTGCACGACCTCGCGACCGAGTTGGCCGTGCGCAACATCCGCGCCAACGTCATCCACCCCACCAACTGCAACACCGACATGTTGCAGAGCGAGCCGATGTACCGCTCGTTCCGGCCCGATCTCGAGAAGCCGACGCGCGCCGACGCCGAACTCGCCTTCGGCGTCCAGCAAGCCATGCCCGTGCCGTTCATCGAGCCCGAAGACATCAGCAACGCGGTGCTGTGGCTGGCCTCCGACGAGTCACGCTTCGTCACCGGCATGCAGTTACGCGTGGACGCCGGCGGCTACCTCAAGTGGTACGACTACCACGTCTAG